The following coding sequences lie in one Salmo salar chromosome ssa13, Ssal_v3.1, whole genome shotgun sequence genomic window:
- the LOC106568364 gene encoding LOW QUALITY PROTEIN: disabled homolog 2 (The sequence of the model RefSeq protein was modified relative to this genomic sequence to represent the inferred CDS: inserted 2 bases in 1 codon) codes for MSTEVESSAPVVPADPSSTPSXPTSIPTTPSTAPAKTPFKKEKKKAPEKTDEYLLSRFQGDGVRYRAKLIGIDDVPEARGDKMSQDSMMKLKGMAIASRSQGKHKQRIWVNISMSGIKIIDEKTGVIEHEHIVNKISFIARDVTDNRAFGYVCGAEGQHQFFAIKTGQQAEPLVIDLKDLFQVIFNMKKKESEASQKDQRNNATVENGGNTLLSNDGQAGTAKEVQQLDLFGDMSTPPDIHSPTETNDILLLDLSAEVDSNQNCIKGNPFTSYATNLWGTPQTENPFSSAFGFFPTPDSDPFSDDPLAQSAPPNSLISAPSTNHSQESSVHILGRPIMNCNGLNGDSDHFGQQLNGLSNKDMILALSNCQWPLGGVMSECQVPVLIQNALGPVASPQNPFLDISGKIPPLCNGVLFNPQKNAPMGHGKDSSVVISLPPQNTKTGRGRRSAKCPADDLFGADMFAALSQPDSSSASDDLFSPTTSSMAALGALQLGPPSVTIPQTAPSPWGAPASSMFTMPGGVTLPNPQPTFPQPSAFGALPIPPAPWGQQAPSPYGAPPVTQAWGQPAPAGPMGAAGWGQPPMANPFQHGPYNMMGGPPQGMPQGPPRPPPRPPVKEAPAKVEPSAFTALDPLGGEKEKKSGKDMFKDFQIAKPPAIPARKGEQAPGSAAPSTNGDGVFAQYFSSKVGVPQEIADHDDFEIQSRISAVANDPPKPAPRHSAPMISPAVVPGPGLLDAFAPTPATFLAPAAAGLNQNLFDDAFGAATPNAFGAPLLATTTGGSDPFGDPFGNPFA; via the exons ATGTCTACGGAAGTGGAGAGCAGTGCACCTGTGGTCCCAGCCGACCCCTCCAGCACGCCCTC CCCCACAAGCATCCCCACCACCCCTTCCACAGCACCAGCCAAGACCCCCTtcaagaaagagaagaagaaag CTCCAGAGAAGACTGATGAGTACCTGCTGTCCCGGTTCCAGGGTGATGGTGTGAGGTACAGGGCCAAACTGATTGGCATCGATGATGTCCCAGAGGCCCGAGGGGACAAGATGAGCCAGGACTCCATGATGAAACTCAAG GGCATGGCAATAGCCTCTCGGTCACAGGGCAAACACAAGCAGAGGATCTGGGTCAACATATCCATGTCAGGCATCAAGatcattgatgagaaaacaggg GTAATAGAACATGAGCACATAGTGAATAAGATCTCGTTCATCGCCAGAGACGTAACAGATAACAGGGCCTTTGGTTATGTGTGTGGGGCCGAGGGACAGCACCAGTTCTTCGCCATAAAGACTGGCcagcag GCAGAGCCCCTGGTCATTGACTTGAAGGATCTGTTCCAGGTCATCTTCAACATGAAGAAGAAGGAGTCTGAGGCCTCACAGAAG GATCAGCGCAATAACGCAACAGTTGAG AATGGTGGCAACACCTTGCTCAGTAACGATGGCCAGGCAGGCACTGCCAAA GAGGTGCAGCAGCTGGATCTGTTTGGAGACATGTCCACCCCTCCAGACATCCATTCTCCTACA GAGACTAATGATATTCTATTGCTGGATCTGTCTGCTGAGGTTGACAGCAATCAGAACTGTATAAAAGGAAATCCCTTCACTTCCTACGCCACTAACCTTTGGGGCACCCCCCAAACAGAGAACCCCTTCTCCTCCGCGTTTGGCTTCTTTCCAACCCCAGACTCTGACCCTTTCAGCGACGACCCCCTTGCCCAATCAGCACCCCCCAATTCTCTGATCTCAGCACCCTCCACCAATCACAGCCAAGAGAGCTCTGTTCACATCTTGGGCAGGCCAATCATGAACTGCAATGGTCTTAATGGAGACTCTGACCACTTTGGTCAGCAGTTGAACGGGTTGTCCAATAAGGACATGATCCTGGCTCTCAGTAATTGCCAGTGGCCACTAGGTGGTGTTATGTCAGAGTGCCAGGTCCCTGTTCTAATCCAGAACGCTTTGGGACCTGTGGCCTCTCCACAGAACCCCTTTCTCGACATATCTGGGAAAATCCCGCCCCTCTGTAACGGTGTGCTGTTCAATCCCCAAAAAAACGCACCCATGGGTCATGGCAAGGACAGTTCGGTAGTGATAAGCCTCCCTCCACAGAACACTAAGACTGGACGAGGTCGGAGGAGTGCCAAG TGTCCTGCTGACGACCTGTTTGGGGCTGACATGTTTGCTGCTCTCAGTCAGCCTGACAGCTCGTCTGCCTCAGATGACCTCTTCAgtcccaccacctcctccatggcAGCTCTGG GAGCGTTGCAGTTGGGTCCCCCTTCAGTCACCATCCCTCAGACCGCCCCATCACCATGGGGAGCCCCAGCCTCTTCCATGTTCACCATGCCAGGAGGGGTCACACTCCCCAACCCCCAGCCCACCTTCCCCCAGCCATCTGCCTTCGGTGCCCTGCCCATACCTCCTGCCCCCTGGGGCCAGCAGGCGCCATCCCCTTATGGGGCCCCGCCAGTCACCCAGGCTTGGGGACAGCCTGCACCTGCAGGGCCAATGGGTGCAGCAGGCTGGGGCCAGCCTCCTATGGCTAACCCCTTCCAGCACGGGCCTTACAACATGATGGGAGGCCCTCCACAGGGTATGCCGCAGGGTCCACCAAGGCCCCCACCCCGGCCGCCAGTAAAGGAGGCCCCAGCTAAGGTGGAACCCAGTGCCTTCACGGCTCTGGACCCactgggaggggagaaagagaagaagagtggGAAGGACATGTTCAAGGACTTCCAGATTGCCAAGCCTCCAGCCATCCCAGCAAGGAAAGGGGAGCAGGCACCCGGGTCCGCCGCCCCAAGCACCAATGGGGATGGGGTGTTTGCCCAGTACTTCTCCAGCAAAGTGGGCGTGCCCCAGGAAATTGCGGATCATGACGACTTTGAAATTCAGAGTCGGATTTCAGCTGTTGCCAATG acCCACCCAAACCAGCCCCACGGCACTCTGCACCCATGATATCTCCTGCAGTGGTCCCTGGGCCAGGGCTCCTGGATGCATTTGCCCCTACTCCAGCCACATTCCTTgctccagcagcagcaggtcTCAACCAGAACCTATTTGATGACGCATTTGGCGCTGCAACTCCTAATGCCTTTGGGGCACCACTTCTAGCTACG ACCACTGGTGGCTCGGATCCCTTCGGAGACCCCTTTGGAAACCCCTTTGCCTGA